Within Acomys russatus chromosome 7, mAcoRus1.1, whole genome shotgun sequence, the genomic segment tgcacttaagatgtatattaattgttagttgactaAATCATGGTCACTAGTTTGTTTCTGACATAGATTTTTAACATAGAGTGCCCTATGCAAATGAAAGTCTGAATATGCTTGGTTCCTACTACTCCCAATCTgtgattgctcagcctgctgctcAGGAAGATCTCAATTCTTCTTGCATCTGGACATCACATTCCTATGTTTATTTCCATCCTGTTTTCCTGTGAAgtatttttcatccttttataTGAGGCATTATAAATTCCTTATTTTGGCACAGTATGCCAATTTCTCCCAGCACATACATCTAATGCTTTATCATAACTTAACTAGATTTATCTTGTTCTCTTATTTACCTAAGTTTTTGTGCAGGTCTTTTATTCGGTTTGCTTTAACAAATgtcaaaatgtaataaaagaagtGAGCTGCTCTAGATTGCTAAACTTCATGATGATCTGTGTTATCTatctctgtgttctctgcctgTAACTTTACAACTCTCTATCTCTCATAGAATTCACTACCAGAAATTACCTTCACCTACTATTTTATTATATCAATAACTTACTAAAagcttcctctgcctttttttctgcaaacatttatattatttttacacTATATCTACTTTGTGTAAAAATCTTCTCAGGCTGATTTCTTTTTATCAAGTTCTCTGAGGCAGCAAGAGTAAACTCACAAGTtgtattttttacatttgttatccatttttcttaatttatctaAGCACCTGTATGAAGATACGCTCTGATCCTATGGCATTTGCATACACTTATAAgacaatattctttctttatccacagtttttgcctttttattactTTGTACCCTCTCTGTTTAAATTTCACCTcgaattttaagaaattatatttgaagagttattttaacatttaatttagcCCCTATTAACAAGCTTCTAAGTACGTAATATATGTATTATAGAGCTTTCGATTTTAACACTGccatatttcctttattatattcttaataaatatgccataaaataaaataatagattaaTGAATTGATTAAAAAATACAAGAACTGACTAAACACAATGAGCAGAGGAATATTTGAAATACCTAGAGAGCTGGGGTTGACCCTAATTTTCCATGTTTTTTCATTGCAGATTGAGAGGCCCTTTACCAACACAATGTCTGTTATCAATGATTCATCTCTATACCCTCGATTCCTTCTGACTGGTTTCCCAGGCCTTGAAACTAGATATGGCTTGATTTCCATCCCTATCTTTTTAGTTTATGGCATTTCTATTGCAGGTAACATTACCATCTTGTTCATTATAAGAAGTGAGGCATCCCTCCATCAGCCAATGTACTACTTTTTATCTATGCTGGCACTCACTGACCTGGGTCTCTCTACCACAACCTTACCCACCATGTTCGGTGTTTTTTGGTTTCAAGCCCGAGAGATCCCTTTTAATGCTTGTCTTGTCCAAATGTACTTCATTCATGTTTTTTCAATCATTGAATCAGCTGTGCTGTTGGCAATGGCCTTTGATCGCTTTGTAGCAATCCGAGAACCTCTGCGCTATGCAGCTATTCTAACCAATAGTGTCATCATTGGAATTGGCTTGACAATTGCTGGAAGAGCCTTAGCCCTCGTCTTCCCAGCCTCCTTTCTCCTGAAGAGGCTTCAATACCGGGTTATCAATATACTTTCCTACCCCTTCTGCCTGCACCAGGACCTCATAAAGACAACTGTATCTAGCCGCTGGGTCAGCAGCATCTATGGCCTCATGGTGGTCATCTTTTCCATGGGATTGGATTCTTTGCTTCTCCTCCTATCCTATATCCTCATCTTGGCCACTGTATTGAGAATAGCCTCCAAAGCAGAGAGGATGAAAGCCCTCAACACTTGTATTTCTCACATCTGTGCTGTACTCACTTTCTATACACCAATGATTGGGCTATCTATGATCCGTCGCTATGGGCAGAATGCATCCCCAATTGTCCATGTGCTCATGGCCAATGTCTATCTACTGGTTCCTCCTCTCATGAATCCTATTGTCTACAGTGTGAAGACCAAGCAAATTCGTGACAGAATCCTGAGGAaattaaagaaacataaaatttagaaaaagggACTAGTAAacattttttggcttttccttttattatatattatgtttctTATTTACATAGATGTCTAAATGTAAGTGTTGTTAATGATATTACCCTTAAGATACTGTATCCAAACCTCAATGACAGAAAAGCTTTCACTTTCAACATAGAGAATTAAAACttgactttatttactttttaaatgaaagtctTTGATTTCTGAAGATATTCATATTTCAATACAACTCTTGCAGAAAccctaaaacttaaaaaatattgccCATACTACCTTCCATAGTATAGAAATATTTTGTGTatacattttgattttgttgaagctagaaaaatattttcaacaggaAGTGGGTGTTACTAAATGAAAATGTTGAGTTAATGAAATGTAACATGTTTTCTGAAGTATAAGGGGAAATAATTTTGAGACCAATTAGTGAACTTTATTAGGAAtacagatgtttttaagtctagtaTGTTAAAAGTGTTTTCCTCTTTGGCCTATAATTACTGCAaaaaccagattttaaaaaattattttcttccaggCTTCTCAGAATATTTCTCAGCCATGTACAACAGGCATTAAGTCATTTTGTCTTAAAATGTGTTCTCTAAGACATAAGCATGGAGGGATGAATCTGTTTAGTAGCCCTATACTACTGCATCCATTGCCTTCATCTTTTCTGGATTTCCATTGGTAGGCATTGCATTGGAATACTCAAGATATTTTAAGTTCTGtgatttgagaatttcacatatgcATTTGTGTTGGGTGCATTCTCTTGTCTTGTGGGATTGATGGGTGTACAGATTTTAAATACGAAGAATCTTTACAATATGGTGCTATGAAAGACTTTGTTTTCAACTGATATGAACCACAGAAGTGTCTATTTTCTactttaaatgaattaattagaaaacaaattattctctCATACTATATACCTCAACAACGGTCTccactccctccactcctcctagatACCCCttcacctttcctctctcctagaACCACTCcccctcagtttcctcttcagaaaaaagcaggctTTAAAGAGATAATTCCGAATAGGACAAatcaagatacaataagacaaggcagaAGTCTTCAAATTGAGATTGGACAAGGGGCAACCCAATAGtagaaaaaaaagtctcaattacAGGCAAATGAGCCAGAGATTTATTCATTCCCACTGTTAGAATttcaccaagctaacagccaaaACAAGAGGACCttgtgcagacccatgcaggctttgTGCTTTAAATCACATAGTCCACAAAATGTCTTTGAAGAATTATCCTAATGCTTCAAAGATTCTCAGTGGTTTGATTTCTTTACCTCCCTTTGCAATGTGTTAAAGTTGTTGTCATCTGATTTACACACATCTCCCTGGCTCCATTGGAATTTAACTCCATGATATTTCTTGGAACCTATTTGTTCCTAAGTCACATTTTGACTTCAGTTCTATTTGTATAAACATTATCCACATACATACAATGGATACATCTATAAAACAGTCTCTCACCTAAGactcagggagccttgtggaagaggaggtgtaAAGGCTGTAAGAGTCATAAGATCAATGAGCATGCTGTGgtattgtgtctcctagtaatgtcagaagctaaaCTCATCAAATTTCACCACAACGACTCCCCAGTCATCATcggaacaaggatgacaccaatgaacatgcTAAACAGGATGGCAGAAAGTCCGTGAAGCCTCAAGCCtccacaaagaactgcaggcaactgaaTAAAGTTGGGCGTGGGAGAGGTAGTCCTCTCCAGAGACTAGCACAATTGGTTGTTCAATGCCCTGAACATGTACATGCAAGTCACAATATATTGGCTCAATAGATTATATTTAggagttaacacacacacacacacacacacacacacaaacacacacacacaggcaataacaattaatataaaattatttgaaaagatgTGCATGGGAGTGGAAAAGGGGCATATGGGAAGGTTTAGAGGCAAGAAAGAGGGGATTTCAAGCAAATaacctctcaaaaataaaagagaaatcccctataaaacaacaacaacagcaaacaaaacaaaacaaaaacaaacaaacaaacaaaaaaccaaaaactaactttaactttagACTTGTAGAAGAAAATTGCAGTTTTGAGAGACAGGACACCTGGTTATTCCTACTATTAACATGTTGCATTAGTGTGGTACATTTGTTGCTTATCAATAAACCACGATTGATTCTTCATTAGCTAAATCATGCATTCTTTTTGTACTTCTTAATTTCTATCATCTGCATTTTCCTCCCAGATATCAGCCAGAGTACCACACAACATTAGTCAGAGCTGTTCTTTGATTCCTTTTAGTTGTAAAAGtttctttggatcccttttctgAGTTGCCTCAtacagccttgatatgaaggtttatacctagtcttattgtatctcGTTATGCCCTCTGTGTTCTCTTGATATCACTGGGACagctgctcttctctgaagggaaCCAGAGGAGGCTGAATGAGTGTAAGACCCAGAGGAGGTGGAGGGCACCAAGACAAGAAAGGTCCTCTAAATCAACAAGATTGATGCACTTATGGActcagaagaaactgaggcatcatgcacaggacctgcacaggtCTGCCCAATCGGGGTcctgaaaataaaaagggaaagtagATGCTCTGATCACTAAATCAGAAACAATCTCCAAATGATAATGAGTTGCAAAGGAAAATTTAGTTAACTCCAAGGGAATTAAAGTACTATTAAGGGCAGGCCGCATGTCCAGCAGTAGAcagccaacagaaaatgaactcctCTTCTGCAGTGCTCCTTGAGCCTTGAGGATAGGGATTTAATGGAGATATCCCTTTTAGGGCTGAGTGATCCAAGGTGTCTCATTCTCTGCATAGAGTCTGGgtgtgggtctctatatttgttcccatctacttGTCATCAGAAGTCATTTTATcgatactttttgttttgttgttgttgttttagaacaGTAGTGTTTAGTTTTACTCTAGGTTTCTcagctatctagtctcaggtcctTGGATACCCAAGCCGtttcaggtatgggttccatgtCGTGACGTCAAATCAGATACTGACAAGGAGTAGAaggtattttctctctcttccatccttccttctttccttctttcctttcttccttctttcattttgcCCCTTCCaccctgttttgctttctttcctccttccttctcccctaaTTCCTTAGGTAATTTTTATGCATAACTGTGATTAGTCATGTTAATTGCATTCATATTATCTCTTTTTGTACATCTTGACTCATTCTAACTGTTGAGGTTgaatcatgaaaacaaaaaaccaaaccaaaccaaaaatgtaaccacaaaaatactccccatttcaaaaaaaaaaaaaatgtgtataaaaatctagcttgTTTACCTGCAAAACACACTCAGACCAAACTCTTCTGTGTTTGACTCTGATTGTCACCTCgcctatctttgtccaccgaTGCTTCGAGAACTCCTTTTCCCAAGGACTTATACCCGGCTGAGACGGTCCATGGCacatattgatttccagagtggttgtacaagtttgcgcttccaccagcaatgtaggagtgttccccttaTTCCATGTCTTTGGCAGCATGAGTTGTCACTTGTATTTTGATTTCACCCATTCTGagaggtataagatagaatcacAGGGTCATTTTGATTCCCATTTTCCTCATGGCttaggatgttgaacatttctttgtttctggcCATTTGAGACTCCtctattaagaattctctgtttaggtctgtatCCCCCATTTGGTGAAGATGCTTTCTTATTTCCATTgcataattttgtgttttttgtttgtttgtgtttgtttttttttaatcaaaaaagcccaaaacaaacaaactaaaaaccacAGGCATTcatgggtgtgtgggtttacATTTGGGTCTGCATTTTGATTACATGGATCCACCTCTCTTTTTaggccaataccatgtggttttatCTTTTACTACTTTAGCCTATAGTAGAGTTAGAAATCAGGGTGTGGCGATACCTCTGGAAGTTTCTGTagtgtacaggattgttttagctaacctgtgttttttattttttgatatgaAGTTAaggattattattttaatgtctgtaaataattgtgttggaattttgatggtgaTTACGTTGACTGTGTAGATcacttttggtaaaatggccttttatgctatgttaatcctactgatccatggacatgggagatcttttcatcttctgatagcttcttcagtATCCTTCCtcaaagacttgaaattcttgtcatacaggtcctcgtttgcttggttagagttacatcaaaatattttatattatttgtgaccaTTGTCAATGGTGTTatttcctggatttctttctcagcctttttatcatttgtatataggagggttaaatttttttatttttagtaaattttgtatccagccactttgctgaaggtgtttatcagctctagttCCCTGGTAGAACTTTTAATCTCACTTATATATACAATTGTGCCATCTGCAAATTGCGATATTTtgacttttcctttccaatttgtatctccttgatcttcttcagttgtcttattgctctagctagaaattcaaatatatacatatatatatatatatatatatatatatatatatatatatatatatatatagagagagagagagagagagagagagagagagagagaatagtgattttagtggaatggctttaaaattatatccatataatttgatgttggctgctggctttctgtatattgcctttatcaTGTTAAGGTATGTGTtctttatccctgatctctccaaggcttttatcatgaagagatgATAAACTTTATCAaaggcttttcagcatctaatgagctgataatgcatttttctttcattttgcttatatgatggattacatagGCAAATTTTATAGGTTGAACCACCCATGCATTTTtgtaatgaagcctacttgatcatggtggagtCTTGGATGATCATTTTGATGTGTccttgtattcagtttgtgagtatttttgcatcagtgctCATGAAGGATAGTGATCTGTAGTTCTcaaatctctttatgaaggcactcaatgct encodes:
- the LOC127192186 gene encoding olfactory receptor 51G2-like, which produces MSVINDSSLYPRFLLTGFPGLETRYGLISIPIFLVYGISIAGNITILFIIRSEASLHQPMYYFLSMLALTDLGLSTTTLPTMFGVFWFQAREIPFNACLVQMYFIHVFSIIESAVLLAMAFDRFVAIREPLRYAAILTNSVIIGIGLTIAGRALALVFPASFLLKRLQYRVINILSYPFCLHQDLIKTTVSSRWVSSIYGLMVVIFSMGLDSLLLLLSYILILATVLRIASKAERMKALNTCISHICAVLTFYTPMIGLSMIRRYGQNASPIVHVLMANVYLLVPPLMNPIVYSVKTKQIRDRILRKLKKHKI